From a single Miscanthus floridulus cultivar M001 chromosome 8, ASM1932011v1, whole genome shotgun sequence genomic region:
- the LOC136473246 gene encoding protein GLUTAMINE DUMPER 3-like: protein MRPGAGFNATAAAAVAPAVAGSAAAHSAWHSPVPYLFGGLAAMLGLIAFALLILACSYWKLSGYLEGGAGRGDEDGSGADGAKPAASDLPPPIWEEKILVIMAGDVKPTYLATPMSSRASSFGDRSSKGDEEENNKKVQEVAMASVKDAEQNGEHSESRREREEHHIPEV from the coding sequence ATGAGGCCAGGAGCAGGGTTCAatgcgacggcagcggcggcggtcgcACCAGCGGTCGCCGGCAGCGCCGCCGCGCATTCCGCATGGCACTCGCCGGTGCCGTACCTCTTCGGCGGGCTGGCCGCGATGCTGGGCCTCATCGCCTTCGCGCTCCTCATCCTCGCGTGCTCCTACTGGAAGCTCTCCGGGTACCTGGAGGGCGGCGCTGGCCGGGGCGACGAGGACGGGTCCGGCGCCGACGGCGCCAAGCCAGCGGCCTCGGACCTGCCGCCGCCGATATGGGAGGAGAAGATACTGGTGATCATGGCCGGGGATGTGAAGCCGACGTACCTGGCCACGCCCATGTCGAGCAGGGCGTCCTCCTTTGGAGACCGCAGCAGCAAGGGTGACGAGGAGGAGAACAACAAGAAGGTGCAAGAAGTCGCCATGGCCAGCGTCAAGGATGCCGAGCAGAATGGTGAGCACAGTGAGAGccggagagaaagagaggagcaCCACATTCCTGAGGTGTGA